The Winogradskyella schleiferi genome contains the following window.
TACCACCAATGATTCTTCAACCTTTTATTGAAAATAGCATCATTCACGGTTTGTCACGAAAAGAAGAACTCGGTTTAGTGAAAATTTCTTTTAAGGCAGAAAAAAACATGTTGATTTGTAGTGTCGACGATAATGGTGTTGGTCGAAAAAATTCAATTTCAAATAAAAATAATCCTGAAAGTAAATCCATGGGAATGGCGATTACCAAGAGTAGAATTGAGATTATCAATAAATTAAAAAACACCAACGGAAATGTTGAAATTACAGATAAAACCGAAGGTACACGCATAGACGTTTCATTACCAATGCAACTTGCTTATTAGATTACAATTAAATAATAACAGAACACAGATGGAGCTGATTTAGCTGATTTTCGCAGATAACAGAAAATGTCAAGTTAAGTTCAATAATAATATTCCCGATTTCTCGGTAAATGAATATGATAAAAACCATAATTATAGATGACGAAACCCATTGTTCAGATCGTGTTTTGAGTCTCATTGAAAGACATCCAAAGACTTTTAATGTGCTTGCCGTTATAGACAATGTAGATGAAGCGCTGCGCCTTGTGCCACAATTACAGCCTGAATTAGTGTTCTTGGATATTAAGATTCATGATAAAACAGGATTCGATTTTTTACAGGAAATCGGATCAATTAATTTTAAAATAATCTTCACAACTGCTTTTGATAATTTCGCCATAAAAGCTTTCAAATTTAGTGCTCTCGATTATTTATTAAAGCCCATAGATACTGACGATTTCGATGCTGCAGTTTCACGTTTGAAAGACAACCTATCCAAACAAAATATGGAGCAACAACTTCAAAATTTGTTTGAAAATCTGAAACCGAATCAAAAGAAAGTGATTACCATTCCGTCATTAACGGGCTTTGAAACCTTAAAAGTGGTAGACATTATTCATTTGGAGGCAGATACTAGTTATACACATATCTTTACTAAGGATGGAAAAACCATGGTTTCTAAACCGATAAAATTTTACGAAGATTTATTGGCTGAAAACGCATTCTTTAAAACGCATAAATCGCACCTTATTAATATCGATCATGTGAAAAAATATTATAAAGGAAAACAAAGTTATGTGTTGATGTCCAATGATGCGAAAGTGCCAATTTCAGTAAGGCGAAAAGATGAGTTTTTGAAGCATTTTATTTAATAATCTCTTCAATATCTTTTTGTTTAATTTCTTTTCTTGCTCTTGGATGCTTTCTTAAAAACTGAAGTGAGGCGTTAAGCTCGTAACCTAATAAGAGAATATTGGAATTCAACCATAGATACAACAACAAAATCAACAAGGCACCGATAGATCCATAAAGCTCGTTGTATTGGGAAAAGTTTTCGATATAAATACCAAACAAAAACGAGGTTAGCATAATGAGTAAGGTAGTTAACAACGCTCCAACAGAAAAAAACTTGGACTCCCTACCTTCTTTAGTTCCAAAATAATATAAAGTTGCTGTTGCTATATAAGCCATGATGACGAAGAACAAATACTTTACAAAGATTATCCAACCCAATCCCTTATCATCTTCCGCAAATGCATTTCCGCTTAAGCTTTCATAAAGCGGTTGAATAATATAAATCTGAAAATAGCCAAAAACAGCAACGGTTAGCAATAGAAGAAAAGCTAAAATCAATGCCACGCCAAGTGCTATTCCATATTGTTTAAAGACATTTCGATATAATTGTTTGTGATACGAGGTTTCAAAACCTGAAAAAACGGCGTTTACACCATTTGCCATCAAGAAAATAGATAGTAAAAACACTGATGAGATTATCCCTCCACTACTGTTACTGCTCATATCTTGAAAAATACTATCGATAAAAAATTCGGAAGTTTGTGGTGGTAAAATTGATCTTAAAAAACTTAAAAATTCTATTTGAAATCCGTCAATAGGAATATGAGGAATTACAATAATGACAAACAACAAAAAAGGAAAAATTGCGGTAAAAAAACTAAAAGCTATCGCACTTGCCCTTGTTGTAAGTGCACCATTGACAATGCCCATGACGTAAAGTTCCAACAAATCGTAAATGGATAAACCCTCAAATCCTGGCAATTTAATCTGTTTAAAAAAACGCATAATTACATTAAGCACCGGAATTTTATCTACTTTATCTTCTATGAGTTTACTCATTCGTTAGTTTAAAGTTTTAAATTTAAAATTCAAGGTTTTGCGTCAGAGCGTCAACTTTGAATTTTGAACATTAAATTCAGAATTATACGGCTTTTAAACTCAAATCCATATTGTAAACTGAATGCGTTAATGCACCAGATGAAATATAATCGACACCACATTCGGCATATTTTCTGAGTGTAGTTTCGTTAATTCCACCAGAAGATTCAGTTAAACATTGGTCTCCAATGAGCTTTACCGCTTTACGAGTATCCTCATAATTAAAATTATCTATAAGGATTCTGTAAACAC
Protein-coding sequences here:
- a CDS encoding LytR/AlgR family response regulator transcription factor, which produces MIKTIIIDDETHCSDRVLSLIERHPKTFNVLAVIDNVDEALRLVPQLQPELVFLDIKIHDKTGFDFLQEIGSINFKIIFTTAFDNFAIKAFKFSALDYLLKPIDTDDFDAAVSRLKDNLSKQNMEQQLQNLFENLKPNQKKVITIPSLTGFETLKVVDIIHLEADTSYTHIFTKDGKTMVSKPIKFYEDLLAENAFFKTHKSHLINIDHVKKYYKGKQSYVLMSNDAKVPISVRRKDEFLKHFI
- a CDS encoding YihY/virulence factor BrkB family protein — protein: MSKLIEDKVDKIPVLNVIMRFFKQIKLPGFEGLSIYDLLELYVMGIVNGALTTRASAIAFSFFTAIFPFLLFVIIVIPHIPIDGFQIEFLSFLRSILPPQTSEFFIDSIFQDMSSNSSGGIISSVFLLSIFLMANGVNAVFSGFETSYHKQLYRNVFKQYGIALGVALILAFLLLLTVAVFGYFQIYIIQPLYESLSGNAFAEDDKGLGWIIFVKYLFFVIMAYIATATLYYFGTKEGRESKFFSVGALLTTLLIMLTSFLFGIYIENFSQYNELYGSIGALLILLLYLWLNSNILLLGYELNASLQFLRKHPRARKEIKQKDIEEIIK